Proteins found in one Triticum urartu cultivar G1812 chromosome 4, Tu2.1, whole genome shotgun sequence genomic segment:
- the LOC125552236 gene encoding LRR receptor-like serine/threonine-protein kinase FEI 1 yields the protein MGFFLRKQPSFLFILIILHWGARAAGALSSDGEALLAFKKAITNSDGVFLNWHEQDADPCNWKGVKCDRHSKRVIYLILPYHKLVGPIPPEVGRLNQLQTLSLQENSLYGSLPPELGNCTKLQQLYLQGNYISGYIPLEFGDLVELETLDLSSNTLKGSIPHSLDNLTKLASFNVSMNFLTGAIPSDGSLANFNETSFIGNRDLCGRQINSVCKDALQSPSDGSQQPLKDDTNKRSSRVVISAVATVGALLLVALMCFWGCFLYKSFGKKDIHGFRVELCGGSSVVMFHGDLPYSTKDILKKLETMDEENIIGAGGFGTVYKLAMDDGNVFALKRIVKTNEGRDKFFDRELEILGSVKHRNLVNLRGYCNSPSSKLLIYDYLPGGSLDEVLHEKTEQLEWEARINIILGAAKGLAYLHHDCSPRIIHRDIKSSNILLDGNFEARVSDFGLAKLLEDEESHITTIVAGTFGYLAPEYMQSGRATEKTDVYSFGVLVLEILSGKRPTDASFIEKGLNIVGWLNFLAGESREREIVDPDCDGVQIETLDALLSLAKQCVSSLPEERPTMHRVVQMLESDVITPCGSDFYDSE from the exons ATGGGCTTTTTTCTCAGAAAACAGCCCAGTTTCCTCTTTATTCTGATCATCCTGCACTGGGGGGCTCGTGCAGCAGGAGCGCTAAGTTCAGATG GTGAAGCACTTCTCGCCTTTAAGAAGGCAATCACAAATTCAGATGGGGTCTTTCTAAATTGGCACGAACAAGACGCGGATCCCTGCAACTGGAAGGGTGTTAAATGCGATCGTCACAGCAAGAGAGTGATCTATCT GATTCTCCCGTATCACAAGTTAGTCGGGCCCATACCACCAGAAGTTGGAAGGCTAAATCAGCTTCAGACTTT ATCACTACAGGAGAACAGTTTGTATGGTTCACTCCCTCCCGAGCTAGGAAATTGTACCAAGTTGCAACAACT ATATCTACAAGGAAATTATATAAGTGGATATATCCCTTTGGAATTTGGTGATCTGGTTGAGCTTGAGACATT GGACTTATCCAGCAATACGTTGAAGGGATCAATCCCGCATTCTCTTGATAACCTGACCAAACTTGCATCATT CAACGTATCCATGAACTTTCTGACAGGAGCAATACCATCAGATGGTTCACTTGCCAATTTTAATGAAACTTC CTTTATTGGGAACCGTGATTTATGTGGTAGGCAGATTAATTCAGTGTGCAAAGATGCACTTCAATCACCATCAGATGGCTCCCAGCAGCCTTTGAAAG ATGACACAAATAAAAGGAGTTCCAGAGTTGTTATAAGTGCGGTCGCGACAGTGGGAGCTCTGCTATTAGTGGCTCTGATGTGTTTCTGGGGTTGTTTTCTGTACAAAAGTTTCGGGAAGAAAGATATCCATGGTTTCAGGGTGGAGCTATGTGGAG GCTCTTCTGTTGTGATGTTCCATGGGGACCTCCCTTACTCCACAAAAGATATCCTTAAGAAGTTAGAGACCATGGATGAGGAAAATATCATTGGAGCAGGTGGCTTTGGGACTGTGTACAAACTTGCAATGGATGATGGCAACGTTTTTGCATTGAAAAGGATAGTGAAAACAAATGAAGGGCGTGACAAATTCTTTGATAGAGAACTTGAGATATTGGGAAGTGTTAAGCACCGTAATTTGGTCAATCTCCGTGGCTATTGCAATTCCCCTTCATCGAAACTGTTGATATATGACTACCTTCCAGGTGGAAGCCTGGATGAAGTGCTACATG AAAAAACTGAGCAGTTGGAATGGGAGGCACGCATTAACATAATACTTGGAGCTGCAAAAGGCCTGGCTTACTTGCATCATGATTGCTCACCTCGAATAATACATCGTGATATTAAGTCGAGCAATATCTTACTGGACGGCAATTTTGAGGCACGTGTATCAGACTTCGGACTTGCAAAACTACTGGAGGATGAAGAATCTCATATTACTACAATAGTTGCAGGAACATTTGGATATCTTGCCCCAG AGTATATGCAAAGTGGCAGGGCTACCGAAAAGACGGATGTCTACAGTTTTGGAGTTTTGGTACTCGAGATACTGAGCGGAAAGCGACCTACTGATGCGTCATTCATTGAGAAGGGGTTGAACATTGTTGGATGG CTGAACTTCTTGGCTGGAGAGAGCAGAGAGCGGGAGATTGTGGATCCGGATTGCGACGGCGTGCAGATCGAGACCCTGGACGCCCTGCTCTCTCTCGCCAAGCAATGCGTGAGCTCTTTGCCGGAGGAGCGGCCGACGATGCATAGGGTGGTACAGATGCTGGAGTCGGATGTAATTACACCGTGCGGAAGTGATTTCTACGATTCAGAGTAG
- the LOC125553988 gene encoding 17.9 kDa class I heat shock protein-like: MSLIRRGDVFDPFSLDLWDPFDGFPFGSGSGSIFPRTTSSDTASFAGTRIDWKETPEAHVFKADVPGLRKEEVKVEVDDGNVLQISGERNKEQEEKTDTWHRVERSSGKFLRRFRLPDNVKAEEIKAAMENGVLTVTVPKAEAKKPEVKPVQITG, translated from the coding sequence ATGTCGCTGATCCGCCGTGGCGACGTGTTCGACCCCTTCTCCCTCGACCTCTGGGACCCCTTCGACGGCTTCCCCTTCGGCTCCGGCAGCGGCAGCATCTTCCCGCGCACAACCAGCTCCGACACCGCGTCGTTCGCCGGCACGCGCATCGACTGGAAGGAGACTCCCGAGGCGCACGTGTTCAAGGCGGACGTGCCGGGGCTGAGGAAGGAGGAGGTGAAGgtggaggtggacgacggcaacgTGCTGCAGATCAGCGGCGAGCGGAACAAGGAGCAGGAGGAGAAGACCGACACCTGGCACCGCGTGGAGCGCAGCAGCGGCAAGTTCCTGCGCAGGTTCAGGCTCCCGGACAACGTGAAGGCCGAGGAGATCAAGGCGGCCATGGAGAACGGCGTGCTCACCGTCACCGTGCCCAAGGCGGAGGCCAAGAAGCCCGAGGTCAAGCCCGTCCAGATCACCGGCTAG